In a single window of the Bacillus clarus genome:
- a CDS encoding PhoH family protein: MAEQLVEMNQQLENHNEAIALFGVNDAHLKVIERELGVSIVTRGEAVRVSGTDEAVALVEKILQQLLVVIRKGVSISERDVAYAIQLGYQGKIAQFEELYEEEIFKTAKGKSIRVKTMGQRRYVHAMKKNDIVFGIGPAGTGKTYLAVVMAVRALKQGYVKKIILTRPAVEAGESLGFLPGDLKEKVDPYLRPLYDALHDILGQEYTQRMMERGTIEIAPLAYMRGRTLDDSFVILDEAQNTTGAQIKMFLTRLGFSSKMVVTGDPSQVDLPKGVKSGLSIAANVLSGVSGLSFVTLEQTDVVRHPLVQRIIEAYDKME, translated from the coding sequence ATGGCAGAACAATTAGTAGAAATGAACCAACAATTGGAAAATCACAACGAAGCAATTGCTCTTTTTGGAGTAAATGATGCTCATTTAAAAGTAATTGAAAGAGAACTTGGTGTATCAATTGTAACTAGGGGAGAAGCTGTTCGTGTATCTGGAACGGATGAAGCTGTAGCACTTGTAGAAAAAATCTTACAGCAATTACTTGTTGTTATTCGTAAAGGTGTATCAATTTCTGAACGAGATGTTGCATATGCGATTCAACTTGGTTATCAAGGGAAAATCGCTCAATTTGAAGAATTATATGAAGAGGAAATCTTTAAAACAGCAAAAGGTAAATCGATTCGTGTGAAAACGATGGGGCAAAGACGATATGTTCATGCAATGAAAAAGAATGATATTGTGTTTGGGATAGGTCCTGCTGGTACAGGTAAAACATATTTAGCTGTAGTAATGGCTGTCAGAGCATTAAAACAAGGCTATGTAAAGAAAATTATTTTAACAAGACCGGCTGTAGAAGCGGGAGAAAGTCTAGGATTTTTACCAGGAGATTTAAAAGAGAAGGTAGACCCTTATTTACGTCCTCTATATGATGCGTTACATGATATTCTTGGGCAAGAATATACACAACGTATGATGGAAAGAGGAACGATTGAAATCGCACCCCTTGCTTATATGAGGGGACGTACTCTTGATGATTCCTTTGTAATACTAGATGAAGCGCAAAATACAACTGGTGCCCAAATAAAAATGTTTTTAACACGTTTAGGTTTTAGCTCTAAAATGGTTGTTACTGGAGATCCTTCACAGGTTGACTTACCAAAAGGTGTAAAATCAGGGTTATCTATTGCTGCGAATGTTTTATCAGGTGTATCTGGTCTTTCGTTTGTTACTCTGGAACAAACGGACGTTGTAAGACACCCGTTAGTGCAGCGTATCATTGAGGCATATGATAAAATGGAATGA
- the yqfD gene encoding sporulation protein YqfD — MKNQWFTRWLGYVKVRIEGRGAERFVNECVRRNLFVWDVKKVADETLVFCMLLRDVKKLKPIYRKNECKLYFIGRYGFPFWNKRLLRNSGFLIGFLIFFFGMIALSNMVWKIEITGAKPETKYILMKELDKMGIKKGKLQFQMPNVEDIQRHLTDNINAITWAGLEIRGTTYHFKIVEKNEPKKEKEQQPQNLVAKKEAIIKKTFVEIGKPVVMKNDYVEKGQLLVSGMFGNEENPTVVSAKGIVYGETWYKSEVNVPLKTQFQVYTGNSYNEHFLRFGSVKIKIWGFQHDKYKRSRTESVKHDVKLFGFTLPISYEKEIVREEEEANREYTEKQAMKVAKEMAEKELKKKLDEHAMIVSDKILHKEVEVDHLKVTLHYTVIENVAEPQPISESDIQGD; from the coding sequence ATGAAGAACCAGTGGTTTACAAGGTGGCTTGGATATGTAAAGGTTCGAATTGAAGGTAGGGGCGCAGAGCGTTTTGTTAATGAATGTGTACGTAGAAATTTATTTGTTTGGGATGTGAAGAAGGTTGCTGATGAAACGTTGGTTTTTTGTATGTTGCTACGAGATGTGAAAAAACTAAAACCAATTTATCGAAAAAATGAGTGTAAATTATATTTTATTGGACGATACGGTTTTCCATTTTGGAATAAACGTTTACTTAGAAATAGCGGATTTTTAATTGGTTTTCTTATATTTTTTTTCGGGATGATTGCGCTATCGAATATGGTGTGGAAAATTGAAATTACAGGAGCGAAACCGGAAACTAAATATATATTGATGAAAGAATTGGACAAAATGGGTATTAAGAAAGGGAAATTGCAGTTTCAAATGCCTAACGTAGAGGATATTCAGCGTCATTTAACAGATAATATTAATGCGATAACTTGGGCGGGATTAGAAATAAGAGGGACAACATATCACTTTAAAATTGTTGAAAAAAATGAGCCAAAGAAAGAGAAAGAACAACAACCTCAAAACTTGGTAGCGAAAAAAGAGGCAATTATAAAGAAAACATTTGTGGAGATTGGAAAACCAGTTGTTATGAAAAATGATTACGTAGAAAAAGGGCAGCTACTTGTATCGGGGATGTTTGGTAATGAGGAGAATCCAACAGTTGTTTCTGCTAAAGGAATTGTATATGGAGAAACATGGTATAAATCTGAGGTGAACGTTCCGCTAAAGACGCAATTTCAAGTATATACTGGAAATTCATATAATGAACATTTTCTACGATTTGGGAGTGTCAAAATAAAAATATGGGGATTTCAACATGATAAGTATAAGCGCTCTCGTACTGAAAGCGTGAAACATGATGTGAAATTGTTTGGATTTACATTGCCAATTTCTTATGAAAAAGAAATCGTCCGTGAAGAAGAAGAGGCGAACCGTGAATATACAGAAAAACAAGCAATGAAAGTTGCAAAAGAAATGGCTGAAAAAGAACTAAAGAAAAAATTAGATGAACATGCTATGATTGTAAGTGATAAGATTTTGCATAAAGAGGTTGAGGTGGATCACCTAAAAGTCACATTGCATTATACAGTGATTGAAAATGTCGCAGAACCACAACCAATATCTGAATCCGATATTCAAGGAGACTGA
- the yqfC gene encoding sporulation protein YqfC: MKKLEQMKNWLTKQIDLPVDVLMDLPRITLVGQVHIYIENHRGLLVFSDKEVRLLLKHGQLLIKGQSFVIKTILPEELLLEGIIEQVTFLEDEKKEK; encoded by the coding sequence ATGAAGAAGTTAGAACAAATGAAAAATTGGCTAACGAAGCAAATAGACCTACCAGTGGACGTATTAATGGATCTACCTCGGATTACGCTTGTTGGGCAAGTACATATCTATATAGAAAATCATCGAGGTTTATTAGTATTTTCAGATAAAGAAGTGAGATTGTTACTAAAACATGGCCAATTATTAATTAAAGGTCAATCGTTTGTCATTAAAACCATTCTGCCAGAAGAGCTTTTACTTGAAGGGATTATTGAGCAAGTAACATTTTTAGAAGATGAAAAGAAGGAGAAATAA
- a CDS encoding GatB/YqeY domain-containing protein: protein MSLLGRLNDDMKQAMKNKQKEKLTVIRMVKAALQNEGIKLQHTLTEEEELTVLAREVKQYKDSLLEFKKAGREDLVDKLQSEIQILSAYLPEQLTEEELANVIKQVISEVGATSKADMGKVMSAVMPKVKGKTDGSLVNKLVTQLLA from the coding sequence ATGAGTCTTCTCGGTCGTTTAAACGATGATATGAAACAAGCGATGAAGAATAAACAAAAAGAAAAATTAACCGTCATTCGTATGGTTAAGGCTGCTTTACAAAATGAAGGTATTAAACTGCAACATACTCTTACTGAAGAAGAGGAATTAACAGTTTTAGCTCGTGAAGTAAAACAGTATAAGGACTCCCTCCTTGAATTTAAAAAAGCTGGTCGTGAAGACCTTGTTGATAAACTGCAAAGTGAAATTCAGATTTTAAGCGCATATTTGCCGGAGCAATTAACAGAAGAAGAATTAGCGAATGTAATTAAGCAAGTTATTTCTGAAGTTGGTGCTACTTCTAAAGCAGATATGGGTAAAGTGATGAGTGCTGTTATGCCGAAAGTAAAAGGCAAAACAGACGGATCGCTAGTGAATAAGCTGGTTACTCAGCTATTAGCATAA
- the rpsU gene encoding 30S ribosomal protein S21 → MSKTVVRKNESLEDALRRFKRSVSKTGTLAEARKREFYEKPSVKRKKKSEAARKRKF, encoded by the coding sequence ATGTCAAAAACAGTCGTTCGTAAAAACGAGTCTTTGGAGGATGCACTTCGCCGTTTTAAAAGATCGGTTTCTAAAACTGGTACACTTGCTGAAGCAAGAAAGCGCGAGTTTTATGAAAAACCAAGTGTAAAACGTAAGAAGAAATCTGAAGCGGCAAGAAAGCGTAAATTCTAA
- the deoC gene encoding deoxyribose-phosphate aldolase — MNYAKLIDHTLLKPDTKKTAIVTLCEEAKAHDFASVCVNPTWVETATELLKGTAVKVCTVIGFPLGASTPETKAFETKDAIAKGATEVDMVINIGALKDKNDELVERDVRAVVEAAKGKALVKIIIETCLLTEEEKIRACELSVKAGVDFVKTSTGFSTGGATVGDVALMRKTVGPKIGVKASGGVRSEADMDAMVEAGATRIGTSSGVALVSGKTATTDY; from the coding sequence ATGAACTATGCGAAATTAATTGATCATACATTATTAAAACCAGATACAAAAAAAACGGCAATTGTTACATTATGTGAAGAGGCAAAAGCTCATGACTTCGCTTCTGTATGTGTAAATCCAACTTGGGTTGAAACAGCGACGGAATTATTAAAGGGTACAGCTGTAAAGGTTTGTACAGTAATTGGTTTTCCACTTGGAGCAAGCACACCAGAAACGAAAGCCTTTGAAACGAAAGATGCAATTGCTAAAGGTGCAACGGAAGTTGATATGGTAATTAACATCGGCGCATTAAAAGATAAGAATGATGAACTTGTCGAGCGTGATGTTCGCGCAGTTGTAGAAGCAGCAAAAGGAAAAGCGCTTGTGAAAATTATTATTGAAACATGTCTATTAACAGAAGAAGAAAAAATTCGTGCATGTGAATTGTCCGTAAAAGCTGGTGTAGATTTTGTGAAAACGTCAACTGGCTTCTCTACAGGTGGGGCGACGGTAGGAGATGTAGCGCTAATGAGAAAAACTGTTGGACCAAAGATTGGTGTGAAAGCGTCAGGTGGCGTTCGTAGTGAAGCGGATATGGATGCGATGGTAGAAGCGGGAGCGACACGTATCGGTACGAGTTCTGGTGTTGCACTAGTTAGTGGAAAGACAGCAACAACTGACTATTAA
- the mtaB gene encoding tRNA (N(6)-L-threonylcarbamoyladenosine(37)-C(2))-methylthiotransferase MtaB, protein MTTVAFHTLGCKVNHYETEAIWQLFKQGGYERIEYEKKADVYVINTCTVTNTGDKKSRQVIRRAVRQNPDAVICVTGCYAQTSPAEIMAIPGVDIVVGTQDREKMLGYIEEFRKERQPINAVRNIMKTRVYEELDVPYFTDRTRASLKIQEGCNNFCTFCIIPWARGLMRSRDGKEVINQAQQLVNAGYKEIVLTGIHTGGYGEDIKDYNLAGLLRDMEAEVSGLKRLRISSIEASQISDEVIEVLDKSEVVVRHLHIPLQSGSNTVLKRMRRKYTMEFFQERLDRLKEALPGLAITSDVIVGFPGETEEEFMETYNFIKENRFSELHVFPYSKRTGTPAARMEDQVPEDVKNDRVHRLIELSNQLAKEYASQFEGEVLEIIPEETFKEGDREGLYVGYTDNYLKVVFEGSEELIGKLVKVKITKAGYPYNEAQFVRVLEEDVKKESASA, encoded by the coding sequence ATGACAACTGTTGCGTTCCATACGTTAGGTTGTAAAGTAAACCACTACGAAACAGAAGCGATTTGGCAATTGTTTAAACAAGGTGGATATGAAAGAATTGAATATGAAAAGAAAGCTGATGTATATGTTATTAATACATGTACAGTAACGAATACTGGAGATAAAAAAAGCCGTCAAGTAATTAGACGTGCTGTCCGCCAAAATCCAGATGCGGTTATTTGTGTAACTGGGTGTTATGCACAAACATCTCCAGCAGAAATTATGGCAATTCCAGGTGTAGATATCGTTGTTGGTACGCAAGACCGTGAGAAGATGCTTGGATATATCGAAGAGTTCCGTAAAGAGCGTCAACCAATTAACGCTGTCCGCAACATTATGAAAACACGTGTATATGAAGAACTTGATGTACCGTACTTCACGGATCGTACACGTGCGTCATTAAAAATACAAGAGGGTTGCAATAACTTCTGTACATTCTGTATCATCCCTTGGGCGCGTGGTTTAATGCGTTCTCGTGATGGAAAAGAAGTTATTAACCAAGCGCAGCAATTAGTAAATGCAGGCTATAAAGAAATCGTATTAACTGGTATTCATACAGGTGGATACGGTGAAGATATAAAAGATTATAATTTAGCTGGATTACTTCGTGATATGGAAGCTGAAGTAAGTGGTTTAAAACGTCTTCGTATTTCTTCAATTGAAGCAAGCCAAATTTCAGATGAAGTGATTGAAGTATTAGATAAATCTGAAGTAGTTGTGCGTCATTTGCACATTCCGCTGCAATCTGGATCTAATACGGTATTAAAACGTATGCGTCGTAAATATACGATGGAATTTTTCCAAGAGCGTTTAGATCGTCTAAAAGAGGCGTTACCAGGACTTGCAATCACTTCAGACGTAATTGTTGGATTCCCAGGAGAAACAGAAGAAGAATTTATGGAAACGTACAATTTCATTAAAGAGAATCGTTTCTCTGAATTACACGTTTTCCCTTATTCAAAACGTACAGGTACGCCTGCAGCGCGTATGGAAGATCAAGTGCCTGAAGATGTGAAGAACGATCGTGTTCACCGTCTAATTGAATTATCAAACCAATTGGCGAAAGAGTATGCTTCTCAATTTGAAGGTGAAGTACTCGAAATTATTCCGGAAGAGACATTTAAAGAGGGCGACCGTGAAGGGTTATATGTAGGTTATACAGATAACTACTTAAAAGTTGTATTTGAAGGATCGGAAGAATTAATTGGTAAGCTAGTAAAAGTAAAGATTACGAAAGCTGGTTATCCATATAACGAAGCACAGTTTGTTCGTGTTCTTGAAGAGGATGTAAAAAAAGAATCGGCAAGTGCGTAA
- a CDS encoding 16S rRNA (uracil(1498)-N(3))-methyltransferase, whose translation MQRYFVEEKHVNDPSIRIVGDDVHHIARVMRMSAGDHIYCCVDGKTAKCSIAEITSEFVDTTIVEWVETSSELPVFVTIASGLPKGDKLELIFQKGTELGAAAFLPFQASRSIVKWDAKKADKKVERLKKIVKEAAEQSHRSEIPDVHAPASFKQLLAMSSEYDICLVAYEEEAKQGEKSNFAKALTTIKPGQKLLIVFGPEGGLAEEEMTALHEHKFVPCSLGPRILRTETAPLYALSAASYHFELMG comes from the coding sequence ATGCAACGTTATTTTGTAGAAGAGAAACATGTAAATGACCCAAGTATTCGTATTGTAGGTGATGATGTACATCATATTGCAAGAGTGATGCGTATGTCAGCTGGTGATCACATTTATTGCTGTGTGGATGGCAAAACAGCGAAATGTTCAATTGCTGAAATTACCAGTGAATTTGTGGATACCACTATTGTAGAATGGGTAGAGACGTCAAGTGAACTTCCTGTGTTCGTGACGATTGCAAGTGGACTGCCAAAAGGAGACAAGTTAGAGTTAATTTTTCAAAAAGGAACCGAGCTTGGGGCGGCTGCATTTCTACCATTTCAAGCATCTCGTTCTATCGTAAAATGGGATGCGAAAAAAGCAGATAAAAAAGTTGAGCGTTTGAAAAAGATTGTGAAAGAAGCTGCGGAACAATCGCATAGAAGTGAAATTCCAGACGTACATGCTCCTGCGTCATTTAAGCAATTGCTTGCAATGAGCAGCGAGTATGATATTTGTCTTGTTGCGTATGAAGAGGAAGCAAAACAAGGTGAGAAATCTAATTTTGCGAAAGCTTTAACGACGATCAAACCAGGTCAAAAGCTATTAATTGTATTTGGCCCAGAAGGTGGATTAGCGGAAGAGGAAATGACTGCGCTTCATGAACACAAATTTGTACCATGTAGTTTAGGACCAAGAATTTTAAGAACAGAAACGGCTCCGCTTTATGCGTTAAGCGCCGCTTCATATCATTTTGAATTGATGGGGTGA
- the prmA gene encoding 50S ribosomal protein L11 methyltransferase has product MKWSEISIHTTEEAVEAVSHILHEAGASGVAIEDPAELTKEREQQYGEIYALNPAEYPADGVLVKAYFPQTDSLHETVASVKSSIDVLPSYDIEIGTGNITINEVDEEDWATAWKKYYHPVQISDTFTIVPTWEEYTPSSPNEKIIELDPGMAFGTGTHPTTTMCIRALEKTVQPGDAVIDVGTGSGVLSIAAAKLGAATVQAYDLDPVAVESAEMNVRLNKTDDVVSVGQNSLLEGIEGPVDLIVANLLAEIILLFPEDAARVVKQGGLFITSGIIAAKEKVISEALEKAGFTIEEVLRMEDWVAIIARNA; this is encoded by the coding sequence GTGAAATGGTCAGAAATTAGTATTCATACAACAGAAGAAGCGGTAGAGGCTGTCTCTCATATTTTGCACGAAGCAGGTGCTAGTGGGGTTGCGATTGAGGACCCAGCGGAGTTAACGAAAGAACGTGAACAACAATATGGTGAAATTTATGCACTGAATCCGGCTGAATATCCAGCTGATGGTGTGTTAGTAAAAGCATATTTCCCGCAAACGGATTCTTTACATGAAACTGTTGCGAGTGTAAAATCATCTATTGATGTACTTCCATCTTACGACATTGAAATTGGTACAGGAAATATTACAATTAATGAAGTCGATGAGGAAGACTGGGCTACTGCTTGGAAAAAATATTATCATCCAGTTCAAATTTCTGATACATTCACAATCGTGCCGACTTGGGAAGAATATACACCTTCTTCTCCAAATGAAAAGATTATTGAATTAGATCCAGGTATGGCGTTTGGTACGGGGACACATCCAACAACGACGATGTGCATTCGTGCATTAGAAAAAACAGTTCAGCCAGGCGATGCAGTAATTGATGTAGGAACAGGTTCTGGAGTACTTAGTATTGCAGCGGCAAAATTAGGTGCAGCAACTGTTCAAGCGTATGATTTAGATCCAGTTGCAGTTGAAAGTGCAGAGATGAACGTGCGTTTAAATAAAACGGATGACGTCGTATCTGTCGGACAAAATAGTTTATTAGAAGGTATTGAGGGTCCAGTAGATTTGATTGTAGCAAATTTACTAGCAGAAATTATCCTTCTATTCCCTGAAGATGCAGCAAGAGTTGTAAAACAGGGCGGACTATTTATTACGTCTGGTATTATTGCAGCGAAAGAAAAAGTGATTTCTGAAGCGTTAGAAAAAGCTGGATTTACCATTGAAGAAGTGCTCCGAATGGAAGATTGGGTAGCAATTATTGCACGAAATGCGTAA